GCTGCGATCAATTCGAAATCTCAACACCGGCAAACCAATGCCGATGAAGTTTTCGAACCTCAACCTCTTATAGTGATTTGATGAAAACGGGCTTTTTGATCGACATGGATGGCGTCATCTACCGCGGCAGTGAGCTGATCCCAGGTGCCGATCAGTTCATCGACACATTGATTCGTCAGGACATTCCTTTTCTGTTCTTGACCAACAACAGTCAAAGGACTCGGCGTGATGTGCAAACCAAACTCCAACGGATGGGGATCTTCGTGGAAGAGGCCCACATCTTCACTTGTGCCATGGCAACGGCACGCTTCCTCGCCAAACTGAAACCCAATGGCACCGCGTACATCATTGGCGAAGGGGGCTTGTTGCAAGCAATGCATCAAAACGGCTTCTCCATCGTGGATCACTCGCCCGACTTTGTCGTCGTTGGCGAAGGCCGCACGATCACACTCAACGCATTGGAATCCGCGGTCGACATGATCCTTGGTGGTGCCAAACTGATTGCCACCAACCTGGACCCCAGTTGCCCGACCAAGAACGGCACACGACCGGGCTGTGGGGCCACGGTCGCCTACCTGGAGGCGGTCACCGGGCGTAAAGCCTTCAGTGTGGGGAAACCCAGCCCCATCATGATGCGAGCTGCTCGCAAGGAACTGAAGTTGGCCACCTCCCAAACCGTGATGGTCGGCGACACGATGGAAACCGATATCCTGGGCGGCGTCCAAATGGGCTACCGAACCGTGCTCACCTTGTCCGGCGGCACGAAAAAGGAAGACCTCGGCCAATTCGCGTACGGCCCCGACGTGATTGTCGATTCGATCGCGGACCTTTGCGATGTCGGCGAGTTCGTCCAAAGCAGTTTGCCAGTCGGCAACCGCGAGGACGACACCGTCACTAATTTCGCCGCCTGGGCCGCCGCCAACGCGTGATGGTTTTCTCGGAGCTGAAACGGGCGCCACTTCGAGGCCAGGTCTCACCTGGAACCCACGCCGATGCTTCGGTAGAAGCGAGGCGTGATCGGAACTCAGGCGTCGTTTGACGGGGAAGGTCCAATGGCGAGTCACCAGCGCCAGGCGGGGCCTGGCCTGACGAATCGGTGGTAAGCGGTCCAATCAAGGTGGTCGCATTTTGCTCGGGTTTCACAGGGGCTCGCGTTCGCGAGTGAGGCCACGAAGTGGTCACAGACGGTAGCCGGTGGTCGAGCAAAGCGAAAACCACCGGACAGTGACAAAAGATCGCGGCGTCGGCCCCGAAGGGTGTCGTAGAAGACTCGGCCGTAAAAGTCTTCGACCCCTTCGGGGTCAACCGTGTGATCGGGGGGGCTTCCCGGCGGTAGTCGCTTCGCTCGACCGCCGGCTACCCTCTGCATTCCCTCCGGGAAAGAAGGCGTGCAGTCGCAATCCCCACCATCCCACCTTTTTCCAGCCCAACGCTGCGATCACCGGTGGAGAATGTCACGGCCACAAGGGCGTCTGTTTCACGGCTTCAGAGACACGACCAAAGCTATGGGACAAAACTTTCCCATCCCTCCCAAATGCACACCGTTTCACCATGCCAGGCGGGGCCTGGCCTACGCGGCCTGTCATTCGTCCCCAGGGACGCACAACGCAGCTGCAGGCATGTGCCCCTGGACCATGTGCCCGTGGACACTGAACACAGCGTGATCACCAAGCCCCAGGGTCGTGACATGAATCAGGGGCATGGAAACTCTT
Above is a window of Rhodopirellula islandica DNA encoding:
- a CDS encoding HAD-IIA family hydrolase; translation: MKTGFLIDMDGVIYRGSELIPGADQFIDTLIRQDIPFLFLTNNSQRTRRDVQTKLQRMGIFVEEAHIFTCAMATARFLAKLKPNGTAYIIGEGGLLQAMHQNGFSIVDHSPDFVVVGEGRTITLNALESAVDMILGGAKLIATNLDPSCPTKNGTRPGCGATVAYLEAVTGRKAFSVGKPSPIMMRAARKELKLATSQTVMVGDTMETDILGGVQMGYRTVLTLSGGTKKEDLGQFAYGPDVIVDSIADLCDVGEFVQSSLPVGNREDDTVTNFAAWAAANA